A stretch of Chloracidobacterium validum DNA encodes these proteins:
- the malQ gene encoding 4-alpha-glucanotransferase, whose translation MTTHSWPRAAGLLLHPTSLPGPDGIGVLDGYVEGFLDFLVAAGQTYWQILPLVPTGYGDSPYAGLSAFAGNPLLIAAETLVELGLVARERLRDRPPFPADRVDYGAVIAWKQALLGEAFERFATSAPATWQADFEVFCRTEAGWLTDYAQFRAIKDAHGGRPWHEWPPALRDRQPDALASVTRELGAAMAAHQFQQWLFFRQWQRVRESCHRRGVRVIGDAPIFVAYDSADVWAHRALFKLDAQGHPTHVAGVPPDYFSATGQLWGNPLYDWRQMAATGFAWWLARMRHLFRLVDVVRLDHFRGFAACWTIPASAPTAATGRWVKTPGRKLFTALNRAFGSLPIIAEDLGVITPDVVALRDAFGFPGMRVLQFAFGGDPTNQDLPHNYVPNAVVYTGTHDNDTTVGWYASRPGVGSTREADAIERERAFCRAYLNSDGKEIHWDFIRAAYASVAHTAIVPMQDVLGLGSEGRMNLPASERGNWSWRCHRQDFASAAAARLRELAHLYGRLPG comes from the coding sequence GTGACAACCCATTCATGGCCGCGGGCTGCCGGCCTGCTACTGCACCCAACGTCACTTCCCGGACCGGATGGCATTGGCGTTCTGGATGGATACGTTGAGGGATTTCTCGATTTTCTGGTCGCGGCCGGGCAGACCTACTGGCAAATCCTGCCGCTTGTCCCGACCGGTTATGGCGACTCGCCCTACGCCGGGTTGTCGGCCTTTGCCGGCAATCCACTCCTGATTGCTGCCGAGACCTTGGTCGAGCTGGGGCTGGTGGCGCGCGAGCGCCTGCGTGATCGTCCGCCGTTTCCCGCCGACCGGGTGGATTACGGCGCGGTCATTGCCTGGAAGCAGGCCCTGTTGGGTGAAGCGTTCGAGCGATTCGCAACATCCGCCCCGGCGACATGGCAGGCGGATTTTGAGGTCTTTTGCCGAACCGAAGCCGGTTGGCTCACCGACTATGCGCAGTTTCGCGCCATCAAGGATGCCCACGGCGGCCGCCCCTGGCATGAATGGCCGCCCGCGTTGCGTGACCGTCAGCCAGACGCACTAGCGTCTGTGACCCGCGAGTTGGGCGCGGCGATGGCGGCGCATCAGTTTCAGCAGTGGCTTTTTTTCAGGCAGTGGCAGCGGGTGCGCGAGTCGTGTCACCGCCGTGGCGTCCGCGTCATTGGCGACGCGCCGATCTTCGTTGCCTACGATTCAGCCGATGTCTGGGCCCATCGCGCTTTGTTCAAGCTCGACGCGCAGGGGCATCCAACCCATGTCGCCGGCGTGCCGCCAGACTATTTCAGCGCGACCGGACAACTCTGGGGCAACCCACTGTATGACTGGCGGCAGATGGCCGCGACCGGCTTTGCCTGGTGGCTGGCGCGCATGCGTCACCTGTTTCGACTCGTGGATGTCGTGCGGCTGGACCACTTCCGTGGGTTTGCGGCCTGCTGGACGATTCCGGCCAGCGCGCCGACGGCGGCCACCGGTCGGTGGGTCAAGACCCCCGGACGCAAGCTTTTTACGGCGCTCAACCGCGCTTTCGGCAGCTTGCCCATCATCGCGGAAGACCTGGGCGTGATCACCCCAGACGTGGTTGCCCTACGCGACGCCTTTGGCTTTCCCGGCATGCGCGTGTTGCAGTTTGCCTTTGGTGGCGATCCCACCAACCAGGACCTCCCACACAACTACGTCCCCAACGCGGTGGTGTACACCGGGACGCACGACAACGATACGACGGTGGGTTGGTATGCCAGTCGCCCAGGGGTCGGCTCAACCCGCGAGGCAGACGCGATTGAGCGGGAACGCGCCTTCTGCCGCGCTTACCTCAACAGCGACGGGAAGGAAATCCACTGGGACTTCATCCGCGCTGCTTACGCCAGCGTGGCCCACACGGCGATTGTTCCCATGCAGGACGTGCTGGGCCTGGGGAGCGAGGGACGGATGAACCTGCCGGCCAGCGAGCGCGGCAACTGGTCTTGGCGCTGTCACCGGCAGGACTTCGCATCGGCCGCCGCCGCGCGCTTGCGCGAGTTGGCGCACCTGTACGGCCGGCTGCCCGGCTAA
- a CDS encoding metallophosphatase domain-containing protein, giving the protein MSIRIVVISDTHGNHDFDVPEGDILIHAGDFTRRGTLDELRLFDAFLHRQPHPHKFVVAGNHDHCAQENGAAPETLLKHAVHLVDASAVACGLKIYGSPWQPWFMNGAFNLWKKAALREKWDLIPEDTDVLITHTPPYDILDRTQFGWRVGCGELRAVVDRIAPRLHVFGHIHEAYGRMRQGATEFVNAALCSLRYRIVNRPVVVDLDV; this is encoded by the coding sequence ATGTCCATTCGCATCGTCGTGATTAGCGACACCCACGGCAACCATGACTTTGACGTGCCAGAGGGCGATATTCTCATCCACGCCGGCGACTTCACCCGGCGCGGCACGCTCGATGAGCTACGTCTGTTTGATGCTTTTCTGCACCGGCAGCCACATCCGCACAAGTTCGTCGTCGCCGGAAATCATGATCACTGCGCGCAGGAAAATGGAGCCGCTCCCGAAACGCTGCTCAAGCATGCTGTCCACTTGGTTGATGCGTCCGCCGTTGCCTGCGGACTCAAAATCTACGGGAGTCCCTGGCAACCCTGGTTCATGAATGGCGCCTTCAATCTGTGGAAGAAAGCAGCCCTGCGCGAAAAGTGGGACTTGATTCCTGAAGATACAGATGTGCTGATTACGCACACCCCGCCCTACGACATTCTCGACCGGACCCAGTTTGGGTGGCGCGTTGGCTGTGGGGAGTTGCGCGCGGTGGTTGACCGGATTGCGCCCCGCCTGCATGTGTTTGGTCATATCCACGAAGCCTATGGGCGGATGCGCCAGGGCGCGACGGAGTTTGTCAACGCGGCCCTGTGCAGCCTGCGCTACCGCATCGTCAACCGGCCGGTGGTCGTTGATCTCGACGTTTGA